The following DNA comes from Triticum aestivum cultivar Chinese Spring chromosome 3D, IWGSC CS RefSeq v2.1, whole genome shotgun sequence.
AGTGTTTTTTGCAAGCAGATATGACATAAGTATTAGTAAATCTGGATTAGtatttgattcgtatttgaacatagttttcaatgatataattttttatgacatgcatgaacattttgataattaaatttatggtcaaagtttggcacatattacaatgaggaccaataaacaaGGACGAAGGTAGTAAGTTGTTAGCTGGATGTAATTATTTCAGGTGTGTGggtagattttttatttatttttaccaCTAGAAGCGCCAAGATTGCCAAGACTGGGCCTAAGAGCATTTACAAACCGGATTTGGCaaccctcaaacgcccgcggacgcgcccaTGCGTGTCCGCGGACAGTGACCCGGCACGCCTCAAAAAATGCATTCCGGATACCTCAATTAAAAACcccaaatccatattattacatgcaacgtgaAACCTAATCTAAACGGAGCTCGCCCGGTGCCGCTCCCCGCTCGCCCGGTGCCGCTCCCCGCTCGCCCGGTGCTGCTCCCCGCTCGCCCGGCTTTGCCCTGGCCATGTCCGATGGCCGGCTGCGCTACTCAGAATGTTGGTCCAGTCGCCAgcaaggtagagtagggcatgggacacgagccggctcacgggactcaatgcgccgccgtctcccatgccctactcttcctcgtcgaagCCTGGAACCCGTTGGGTGCCGGTAGACGTCAGATCGATGACGAATCCGTCTGGGGACGAGCTGCCGACGTCCACCACGATGCGGTTGCGTCGCCCGGGCCGATGCCCCATATGGGGCACCGGAGAATGCAACTCCGCCTCGCCGAcatccgccgccgcctctcgcGCCCGGTGCCTTGCACGACAGGCACGCCGTAGCATGGCCTCGTGGGATGATGGTGCGTCCCGAATATAAGCACACCAACGGAGGGGTTGCGCGTCCGCCAGCGCGTTCGGACGCCAGATGAACCGCACGGCCTCCGGCGAGGCAGCTACGGCTGGCCTAGCGCCAGATCCATGCGCCATCtgggcggacgcaatggattcccggCGGATGGAGTCTGAGCGCAGCCGTACAGGGCCTCCTCCCGGGCGCGGCGGAAAGCAAACcggacggccatctcctcctcgggacAGCGTGGAATGAGCTCGGGATCGACGGATGTGGAGGTGAAGGACTcagatccgctgcccgccatgccgaAGACGGCTGGAAGGAGCCAAAGACAAGTTTGGGTGGCggaggggagggaaggggaggggagtGAAATGGCTAGGATTTGGTTCGACGAGCTGATAAGAAGGAATTTATGTGGGGCGGGTGGACCAATGTCGGGTCCGGCGTGGTGGGCGTGCCCGAGCACCCCATATCCATCGCATATTTGAGCTGAATACGGGGGATGCCGGTCAGCACGGGTGTTTGAGGGGCCTGTCTGGGTCAAAAAAGCTCTAATGAGCCGTCACACCTTTTTCGTCTAAGTAAACTCTCATTCCGCTTAAGACACAAATCCGTCGTAGTCTAGGTGGTTAGGATACTCGGCTCTCACCCGAGAGACCCGGGTTCAAGTCCCGGCGacggaatttttttaatttttttctttctgatCACTGGGCCCCACCTAACACACATGTTTTCATACAATGGGCTCTGTTTTTATGTTGTATAAGCATCACGAGCTCAAGATAATGACCGCTCCATTCatgcaccccctctctctctctctcatgaaaTATAAAAGCGACTTAAATGCTCACTCTTATATTTGTTTGTTATTCAAATGAATGAATGAATGTAGAAGCCCGCCGCGCCAAACACATCGATTTGGAAGCCTCGGATTGGATCACATCACATGACAGCTCAATTTAGGATACAATGGTATcagctttattttattttgtagcaTCAAGGCAATACCAAAACTGGTTTCATCCAAATGAACAAATGAAAGAAACCCACGAAAAAGGTCTCGCCCGACATATCTATAACCGCGTCGCTTGTTTGGCACCCTAAGTTTTGTTTTCTTGTATCACATCACATGACAGCTCAATATACCAGCCATGTTCCCAGGAAGCAGAATGCCATGTTTCTCTGTACCCTCAAAATGCCGAACCGACTGGATCTTCCTGTGAGGAGCCAGCCGTCTCAGGAAGCTCCctctgaggatgaggatgacaGAGAAAGCCATGCGGAACCTACCTTTGGCCACCTGAAATCAGGCCAGTTTGTCTCTCCATGGGATTCCCTCCCATGTGAGAATCAGCTCGTTTCGGCGAGATCTCATTCACTCGGGGAGTGTAAGGCGGTCAAAGAGAACCAGGAAGCTCTGCTCAGGCACGCTGTACAGGAAACCGAGCTCTGCGCCACCGATGTGTGGGATCGCACTCTGCAAAAAGAATCGATGTCTGGCGTCAAGGACAACGTTGCAAAAGTGTtccatagcaaaatcatcattgtGGACATGTCAGCAAAGTAAAATGAACTGACAAATTGTGCTTCTATTTCCCTCCTACAAAAATCGGGGGTTCACCAGACCAGATGCACCCATGGGGTGCTTTGAGCACTAAACCCTTTTTAGCCATGCAAAGCCAGCACAGGAGTGTCGTCCAAGAATGCCTCCGGTTAAATGTGCTCATTTGTTCCATCGGAAAGACAAACTATGTTGCAATCCATAGATAGACTCGTCTCTAAAAAAGAGTTACACTATTCGCCCAAAATAACAAAAATACGGTTCACAGCATGAATCTTACGCTGGAAATAAGATACTCTGTGAGCTCGATTGCTAGTGATATAACTCAATACTCTACAAGTTTCCATAATCAGTACAACTATTTCGGCATGCACAAAACTATACATCATGGCAATGCTTAATTATTTATTTCAGTAGTAGTGCTGCTGCATATGCAAAGCAACAGTAAAGAACAgtaaaggacagacccagtgcatagaagcacccacacaaggtggggtctggggatgGATTATAGCAACCTAGTCTttcccctgcaaagtgcaatgcagagaggctggttcgaacccaggacctttTGGCAtaagtggggaggacttcaccactgcgccaggcctgccctcgATGCAAAGCAACAGTGTCGGATATTTTATTTTACCTTGCCATTAAGCACCAACAGCTCACCATCCACCCACCGCGGGTTTTTGAATCCAGGTTGCGCTATTCTCCCCTGACCTTTATAACTGGCAGTCTGAAATTTTTGAACTAGATTTAGATTAAAAAGAATATAACTCATGCAACACATATGCTCAGGAACACTCTATGCTAATGTGCTTGGCCATATATGAAATTTAAACCTAATAAAGAAGATGAGTTTTGTTTGTCTGAAATACAAACTGAATCAGCACAGAACACATGTCATATAggcaaacatccaaaacagacacATTATTAATAATTATATAGGACAGTAAACAGGAATTACCACACCAAACTCTTCCGGGTATGCACCACGATTCTCAAGACGACTGCCCTTCGCAACCTTAGCACGGAACGTTACCTGTGACAAAATTTGAAAAGTTAAAACACAATGCCAGCTTGTTTTTGTAGAAGCATATAGTAGAAAATATTTATAAAAGCATAAACCAAATGAAAAAGCTGCAAACCTGTCCAGCAGGGACACTTAGATCACCAGTCAACTTAACTGCTTCAACATACTCGAAAAACTCCACATCATCAGTACTATTCCAATGACCGAACTTCCGACGGAGCTGTACAACTTCGGGGCCATATGGACTAAATGCTCCTACATAGAGACCTAAATGTACGCGAGGAATACGCCTGTCAGACTACAAAAGCAGCAAGCCATCAACTTAACTGAGCAAACTTTACCGTTAAATGGATCTGAGCCGTTAGAGTCTGTAACAATTCGATTGAAGATGGTATTCTCAGTCAGCTTGACTCGGGCCTTGCTCAGTGTAAGCTTTAAAAGCTCCTGGACTTCTTTATTTATCTGCAGTGAGGGCACCATTTATCAGTTAGCTTGATTACATGAATAGGAATATGGTCTACACTCTACAGAACTGGTGACAATTGGACAGTTGTACCACACATGTATCCTGCTCAAAAAACAAAACAGATGTATCGAACCAACTGGACAATTTCAAGTACTGATTTGTTACCACTGCAAATGATCTCTGATAAGTCTAAACTGAAATAGGATGGATCAGATTGGGCAGTTCTGTGAATATTGACCTGACAGCACACAAATACTTTCGAAGGCAAGAAAAACAATGTTGAGCACTAAATGGTGCAACTAGAATTAACAAGATTTTTTTTTATTCCGGGAAAAAGAGTCAAAATCCAAAGGTCGGCAGGTTGGTGGAGCCAGTGTCCAACCAGTCCCTAGGGCTTCCAAGCTTTTACCATACTGGCATAGCTTTCCAGCTGACTTTGTCTAGAAGGAAAAATGCACTCTAATTTTCTTACACTAAAAGTGGGATGCATACACAGTATCAAGGACTTCGTAGTTGCTAAATGAGCACATCCAGTAAATACAAAGTACAAACAAGTATAGAATGATGGAAGTGGCCTTAATGCTTATTACTGTGTAAAAGAGATTTTGAGATTTCACAAAACTGGCAACAAACTAAACATGCTAAAGCATACCTCAGCTCACTTTCTAAGCCAGACATATAGTACAGCAAAACTGAGGCCGTTCTTACCTTGGAGGAACTCTTGGTGGTACCCCATAACGCCTTTGCGACATCAGAGGGCATGAGCTCTGACGCCAATTTAGCAGCCATATCCGCGACTTTCTGTTTCGCGGCCTTTGTTTCACTCAGATCCCGATCAGAACCTTTTCCAGGGATGTAGAGTTCAAAGGAGTCCCTTTCCAGGTTATTTATTTCAGCGGGAACTCGAACATAAGATTTTGCTCCAGCCTCCTCTTTATTATGAACTACTCCGCTGATGAAAAGCTTTACTTCCGGCCCCTTACTTTCGTCGTTCGAGTCTGAATCTCCATCAGAGACATCTTCCTCCTGGAATTCCTCCGTGCTAGGCTCCTCCAATGAACTCTCTGATGTGCTCTTCACATCATCTTGCACTAACTCGTCTGACGAATCCGCAACTAATTCAGCTTCCTCGGGCACCTCCACATTTATGACTTGAACTTTGAACTCGGGAATTCGGGACTTGAAAAAATTCAGAACACTTTTCAGCCCTTCGACGCCGCTTTCCTTGGTTCTTCCAGTATCCTGCGCTTTCTCCTCGACATCATCATTCCCTTTTAACGTAGTATCTGTGCTTGCTTCCTCTGTAATGCCTTCAGATAAAGCACTGCTCTCCGGTGAACTTTCAATCTCTGCCTTAACTGGATCTTCTGCAGGTGTTGATGACACGGATGACGACGCAGTTGAAGCTCCTTTTGTCGGTCGCAAGTGTACTACCTGTCTAATTTTTTTGTAAATACAAATATCACATCTGGGCATAACAGAGATGGTTTATCTTATAAACTGCCTAAAGATATATCAGTGCACCTTCATTGTGTACTTCTCGTCTTCGTCCCTGACGAGGAATATTTCAAATAATGGGCTCCCTGAAGATGCAGTGACCAATTGCCTAAACAGAATGAAATACTCTTGGTTAGTAATTATTCGTATTAGAATTATGCAGAGGTTTACTTGGTTGTGAGGAAGCGGACCTTGGGCTGTAGCTCTTGGCGACGTATCTCCCAACGCCAGGGGTTATCCGCACAATCCGCCCAATCGAGTCATCGGTGTCTTTGGCATATCCCACCCACCAACCTACCTGAAAATGAAATTGGTTAGAATCAAACCCGACCACTTAATGGATTACCAAATGTTTACAATTTTGGCTGACTTTGAACAGCCTTATATGTATTCTTTTGCATACAAAGATAAGGATCGAACAACAGAGGAATTATCACTAGCCATGTTTTGTTATTACTTATATTATGCCAAGCAGCAACGGAGAAGCGGGAGTGGGCGATAGGGGGCTCACCAGGCTGGTTCCGGCGAGCTTGGTGAGCCTGGAGGCGTCCTGGTAGCGCTGCTCCTCGATGGCGCTCTGCGAGGATGGATCAAAACAACAGGTGAGGTGGGGGAAACAAAACAGGGGACGGGGACGAACCCTAGGTAGCAGAACATGGTGAGAATCCGGAGCCGGCGAGGGCGAGACGGGCAAATTGAGTAAACCTTGAGCTCGGCCATGACGCGGGAGACGgcgtcgtcggcggtggcgtcgAGGAGGGCGCGCTTGAGGGCGGCGGCCTCGGCGAAGTCCTcgccctccacggcctcctccAGCTGGAAGCGCAGCACGGAGGCGTAGCTCTCCGCCTGGTCCACCTCCGCGAAGTGCCGGCTCCAGCGGGTCCAGTCCCACGCCGACGGAGAAGACGTCGACGCCGATGCCGCGGGGGAGGAGGCCGTGGCGCAGCGGCATGCCGTGGATGAGCGGCGGGCGGGGACGTGCGCggcggagaggggcggcggcgggcagcggcgcgaGACGGGGAGCGGCGGGCGCGCGGCCGCCGGCGTGGCGCACGCGGCGGGGGGCATGGGGACGGACGGAGGGATGGGCCAcgcggtggagagagagagagaggaagagaggggataAGGATGGCGTGATTTCAGATTGGGAAGCGGCGATCGATGGATCGAGGCGAGAGGCGTGTGCTCGGCTGAGGATCGCCGGTCACCACCACCACTTGCCGCCGCCGGTAAAAGTTagcttttttccttcttctttttatcAAGGGAGCTGCAGTTCAATTAACACATTTGCAGCATCTCGAGTAGATCCCTAATTCTTTTTGTTTGGTTCCACATAGGTGTTATTGGGGTTATCTCAGTAACACTTTTCTGATCATTAGGGAGTTGTTTTAGCAGATTCATGATAAATTTACCTCTCAtgtgtatgaca
Coding sequences within:
- the LOC123076715 gene encoding protein EXECUTER 2, chloroplastic, which codes for MPPAACATPAAARPPLPVSRRCPPPPLSAAHVPARRSSTACRCATASSPAASASTSSPSAWDWTRWSRHFAEVDQAESYASVLRFQLEEAVEGEDFAEAAALKRALLDATADDAVSRVMAELKSAIEEQRYQDASRLTKLAGTSLVGWWVGYAKDTDDSIGRIVRITPGVGRYVAKSYSPRQLVTASSGSPLFEIFLVRDEDEKYTMKVVHLRPTKGASTASSSVSSTPAEDPVKAEIESSPESSALSEGITEEASTDTTLKGNDDVEEKAQDTGRTKESGVEGLKSVLNFFKSRIPEFKVQVINVEVPEEAELVADSSDELVQDDVKSTSESSLEEPSTEEFQEEDVSDGDSDSNDESKGPEVKLFISGVVHNKEEAGAKSYVRVPAEINNLERDSFELYIPGKGSDRDLSETKAAKQKVADMAAKLASELMPSDVAKALWGTTKSSSKINKEVQELLKLTLSKARVKLTENTIFNRIVTDSNGSDPFNGLYVGAFSPYGPEVVQLRRKFGHWNSTDDVEFFEYVEAVKLTGDLSVPAGQVTFRAKVAKGSRLENRGAYPEEFGVTASYKGQGRIAQPGFKNPRWVDGELLVLNGKSAIPHIGGAELGFLYSVPEQSFLVLFDRLTLPE